One Verrucomicrobiota bacterium genomic window, GCTCCGCTTTCTCCGCCTTCATGCTGTTCTGTCTGGGGGCATCATTCTGCTGGTGCTGGCCTTTCTAGTCGGGGCCTCCTACCCTGCGCTGGAAAGAATAGGCCTGGCCCGCTTCTTCACCGACTCCTCGTGGAATCCTTCTGAAGAGGCCGCCCAAGGAAGATTCAATCTCGGGCCCATGCTGGTGGGCTCCCTCCTGGTGACGGCCGGGGCCATCCTGCTGGCGGCGCCTGTGGGCCTGGCCTCGGCGCTCTTTTGTCGCTTCCACGCTCCCGAAAGACTGGCCAGTTGGTATCGTCGCTCCATCGAGCTCCTCGCGGGCATCCCTTCGGTCGTCTTCGGGTTCTGGGGGCTGGTCGTGCTGGTGCCGCTTCTGAATCGCTGGCAGCCACCCGGACAAAGTCTCTTGGCCGCGGTCCTCCTCCTCGCGCTCATGATCCTGCCCACCGTGGCTCTCCTGGCCGATGCCGCCCTGGGACAGCTTCCTCAGGAATACCGCTTGTCCTCAGAAGCGCTCGGGATCTCCCATTGGGCGGCCGTCGGGAAAGTGCTCGTGCCCGCGGCCGGCCCCGGCATCTGGACGGGGCTTCTCCTGGCGACCGCGCGGGCCATGGGCGAAACCCTGGCCGTCCTCATGGTCTGTGGGAACATCGTGCAGGTCCCTGGCAGCGTCTTCGAACCGGTGCGCACCCTCACTACCAACATCGCTCTCGAAATGGCCTACGCCGCGGGCGACCATCGGACCTCTCTCTTCTTCACGGGCCTGCTCTTGACTGGAG contains:
- the pstC gene encoding phosphate ABC transporter permease subunit PstC, with product MSRSSSRWQSGDRWLLRFLRLHAVLSGGIILLVLAFLVGASYPALERIGLARFFTDSSWNPSEEAAQGRFNLGPMLVGSLLVTAGAILLAAPVGLASALFCRFHAPERLASWYRRSIELLAGIPSVVFGFWGLVVLVPLLNRWQPPGQSLLAAVLLLALMILPTVALLADAALGQLPQEYRLSSEALGISHWAAVGKVLVPAAGPGIWTGLLLATARAMGETLAVLMVCGNIVQVPGSVFEPVRTLTTNIALEMAYAAGDHRTSLFFTGLLLTGVVMILVGLVEKVSHRNERRSAR